A segment of the Lampris incognitus isolate fLamInc1 chromosome 19, fLamInc1.hap2, whole genome shotgun sequence genome:
GGATGGAGCTTTTATTTTACGGGGTTGGGGGATTAGGGGCGGGGTTTgtgtggtttctttttttttctttgaaaaaaGGGGCAGGGGTTTAAGCaaaagtttgctttttttttaacccatgaGTCTGTaattagaaaaaaataaagacaTTGTGTAAAAATTAGACTTTGTACTGAGTTTGTTGTCAAGTATTAAGATTCAACTTAACATGCAATAATTTTGACATTCAGACATTCTTCCAACAAGGGACATTTTGGCCTGTTTTGCCCCTGTCACATATCGAACCTGAAATTAGATTTCCCAAGATTTGGTGTTTCAACCTGGTTAGATGAACAGATAGGTGGATTTGCCATGCCATCAGCAAAGTTGTCATTTATTCAAAAGCATACAAAACACGACTAGCATGCGATTTCAGACAGTCTTGATAATTTGGTAGTCTCGTCTTTAACTTCTCAACCAAGAACTTCTCTCAAAAGGAACTCCTAGTAATAAAAATTGGGGGAATTGTTGCATAATTTTGGGTAAAAACTGGCATATGCCAGCTATCCTTTCAGTTCTGAATTTGAAAATTGTAAATGTTGGACAAATTTGATTAATTTCAAATGATTGCAAATTATACCCACATTCGCTACATGTTAACTCAGCTATACTGCTGTTCTCTCTCAATCCTCTAAAGTATTTGCAACAAAATGCTAAAACCAGCTTATGCATTCAAATAGTATGGACAACCAACAACGGTATATTTAGCAAAGCCCATCATAACAGTCATCGTAAACTAGACATTTTTCCTCAATGTCATTTTATTGCAGTACTCTGAATTGAAATGAACTGTCACAATCACTACGGGTTATACAAAGTAAATGTTTATTTCACAAACTCAATGGAAAAACATTAGATCCAACATGATTTTGAAGTAGGCAAGAATTCCTTTATATTGTTAAAATACTTTGTAATAAAGTCCAATCTGCCAAATAAGCTTTCTAACCAAAACAGCCATTATGCATTGGAAGGAATCCACTAGTGCCCGCCTTGCTCAGTGCAGAGAGCTGTGGATGCCTCTTATGCGGTCTTATCTGTGTTTCTTGAAGGCTGAAGGAAAAGGATTTGAAAAAGACACTAATAAGAAACAAAAATTAGCAACCTTACACAACTGGCTGCAGTTTCTTTTTGATCGTTTCTGTTTTTTGTAGAGCATAGTTGTGGTGAAGCAAGGCTTTGGGAAAGCATCTGATAAATTTACATTTCAAATGTAGATTTGGATTCCTGATAAGTGAAATTGCAGAAACACTAGTCAGAAAAAAAAGTTCTTGCAAACTATTTTTGCTTGCTTAGCTGTGAGATGGGTGGGGTTTGCCACAAAGAAAATGAATGCCAGACTGTTTTCTTTGACAAGGAACTCGACACTATCTGGATTGCCCTGAGGGGAAAAAATCACTTCATCTGGTTCTCTGTAGATTAAAATGCAAAGAGCTTATTGCAACAGCTGTTTGAGCCACTGGTACGTTCCTTGTATGGTTCTTTGGATACACACAGAAGTTTTCATTTAATGATGGAAACTTGTTTATTTGCCCTTCCATTATGAAGTCCTCTTAAAATTATATTTTCAATTCCTGAGTCAAACAAGATCATGTATGTATTATACAGATTGGTTGAAGTGATTTATGCCATTCTCACCTTTCTTTTTGGTGTTCTTCTTCAtgaggtttttctttttcttgggaCGAGGGTTTTCTCCATCCTTTTTAAACAGAAAGGAAGTGTCAGTATTACCCGTGTAATCAGGAGTATAATCTTTGTGCGTGAATAAAATCTAAATATGAAGCCAAAATGGTTTCTCACCATGGACGGAGAGGGGCCTATCCAGGCCTTTTAATATTTTTAAGTATAAGAACAAAACATAGCAAAGGAATTTTTCAAATCCTCCTAGATTATTTCCCTGATTTAAGTTCTCATGTCAACTAACAGTGAGACTGATTACCAGTATGTTATATTTAAGTGTAACATACTGGTACTGCCAACTATGCCAGTTCACTGAACCACTGCAACTGCGGTTACTTCAGTTCACTCAAATATTTCAGTAATCTTAATATCAGCAGACCATGAAGAGGTAAGCAAGTAGTACAGAGTGGCAACTTTCAAAACTATGTAAATACTGAAGTACAAGCAATCTGCACTCACTCCCTGCTTTATTCTGTATCTTTGCCATCACTAGTTGATAATATTAAtggaaatatggaacagttcaaaaTGTCTGGGTATTCAGAGGTTCTCTATTCACTCACCTATAGTAAACAAGCACCTTTTTCACCCATCTTTACTAGACAAAGACTTCCAAATCTGGTAGGATAAAGGTATACATAGCACTGGGAACCTGTATATTGACAACACTGCCAGCTTTGACCCAATTGTCCAGAAAATACGGACTagtatttttttctgttattgaCAAAGGGACTTGGCACGGAAAAAGTTTGTCCCCTTCCCCCCATTATCTTGCCTGGAATCTTTAACGAGCAATATACTAAATAAGGGTAGATTCTCAAAAGATTTATTCTCAGATCATGGCTAAATATAATCCCTCCATATCTCCGAGAACAATGATGTAGGGGTCCCGCTGTCAGATGAGGAATGGAACATGGCTCTTTCTAGGGTTCATTCCTCTTCTATATGCTCAAGAAATGCCTTAATACAATTCAAAATGCTACATCAGCAACACTTCTCTAAAACTTGTAAGAAAAAACCTAAGCCCTATATGTGACAGGTGTAAACAGACCCCAGCGACCATCTGCCATACGCTTGCCCAAAACCTGTCCCTTTCTGGTCATCTTTTTTTGACACCATTTATAAGATTTATGGCTGCAATATTATGCCTTCTCCTACAATTGCTATCTTTGGTATATTCTCAGTTCCATATGATTCCAATCTCCCTGCTCACTTACAGAAGCTAATTGCCCTTTCCTACCAGCTAGACGCTCAATTCTATTTAAATGGAAGGACGTAACCCCTCCATCACACAACCAATGGATCAAAGATATGATGGAGAACATCAAGCTGGAAAAGAATCAGATGCACCCTCAACGGCTCTGTCATGCCCAGATTAACACAGTGGTGCCATAGAGAAGCCACACTTGAAGTGCCCCCCTTCTCCCACTTCACACAAAGTCAAATTTACTATAGGTGTAAAGACCACATAGAATTACATGAACTTACGGCTAAAGTACAGGGTTAACACATACTACAGAAAAATATAAGACCCAACCAAAAAAACCTTACATTAGATAGACATGGGCCTACAAATGTCATACACCCTTACACTGATGCTCAAATCTGAATGCAACTCACAATGGAACATGTCATGCTAAATATTTCCATCATAATTGGTCTGTATGAGGCCTAAATTAAAAGCCATTACAGAGtttgtctaaaaaaaaatcatcactcCAAATAAGGCAAGCCAAATAACGACTGTCGCAAGAAACCATGTGAACAGCTGAATGATCCCAGAGCGCCAGGTGAGGTCACATGAAGGTACAGGGAATAGCACATTGAGACAATGTACTGCAATGTGTGGACAATTAGAAATAACGGTTCTTTTGTTGTTTTCAGAGACGGAAATCAAAGGAATGAAAACCAGCGATTTCATTTTCCAATTCAAAATCCTCAAACGAAAAGGCATTTTTCATTTTCCTGGTCGGAAACGGCAGATACATTTACGAAGGACCTGATTTTCCTTCTCGCCTTTGTCAAACAGAAAAATAATTGTTCCACACGGGAGGGTGAATTAGTAAAATTATATCTGAACATATTTTCTATCAGCAGGTAAGTGTGCCACTATTATTGtcttaactaaaatggaaggaatctgtcccgtggcgaccggacgaacagcgccactctgccataGCAACCCGTAGTGTGGTCGGAGGGGGCATTACACCAgaacgggcactgcactagttaCTGGAATAAACAGCGTCTCTCCTCGCCGCCCTCCCAGTGGTACGGAAAGACGCACAGAAAATATGAGAAATATTTTAAGATATATTTTCAAAAAGTCTAGTCGTGGTCTTAATCAGTTAGTGACCCCTCAGCACGGCGAACTCACCTGATGCCATTTATGGACAATCTGGCCCAGGGCTCTACCGAGGTTTTACGAAACCTAGGACCCATTAATAAACTAGAGGAACAGTTTACCTGGCTTGGAACTATGAACTCAGACCCTATCGGCCCGACACTGTCCTCGTGCACTAGTACTCGTAAAACTACTCCCGATACAACCACAACCGATATCCGACAAGATCACTTCAGCGGAAATTCTGAAAAGTGAGCGGTGCCTTTTTTCGCCATTGGTACGGAAAGAGGAGATGAGCCTGACAAGACGACGCGGAGCAGCGGCCCGAGAAGCGGACGGACTCGTCGATGTGTCAAGTTTGTTCAAGCGGCGCGAGAAACGAGGGGTGCAGAGAGCCGAGGCAGGGACGCGGGGCGGAGCGGGTTATTCATTTTAACCCGCTACACTatgactgtgttgtgtgtgtggctaCGTGCCAGCCGTTTTCCGCCTCGACGGTAAAAACTACATAGAACTATCTAAAAACCGAGTACAATGTGTAAATATcccattgtaccagaggcaatatGACGTAGCAATGCAACCTAgtgattgttttttttgtaaattaaaATCAATCAAACCAATGTGTTTCCATGATCCTATAGTTAAAACGATGGAGTTAATAAATTCGGTACCAGTTAATATATAGTTTATGCTTCCAAATCCTGCAAAACCAACTGCATTTATCACCTGGCAAAGCTCAATACGCACACGGCGGAGCAGAAAACACGGCTGGCGCGCGACTCTACGCAACACAGTTGCCGTTGGTgtaacaggtaaaaaaaaaacccaaaccgcTCAGCCCCGCCCACATGACGCAACGCGTCCGCGCGGGGCGTGTTTTGAGGGTTACTCCTCACGGGCGGCACTAACATGGGGACGTTTCAGTTGTCCTGTTGGGCTGAAATCCAACGAATGTGTTGCACGTTACATTTAAATGAAATGTGTGGCGGTGCCACGTTTGTTCAGGGAAACGCAAAGTTGAATGTTAAAGTGTCATCAGCATCATGTTGTTTATTTAATTTGTCACACTCAGAAAGTGAGGAAcatggcgcggggggggggggggggggggggtagcgtggcggtctattccgttacctaccaacacggggctcgccggttcgaatccgtaaaacaaaaggaaaagaaagggAGGACCAGCTGATGAAAATAAAACGTGTTTTCAAAGCCATTGTTAGAACTGTAATGGTATTATTAAGTACTTATATCGGTACTCAGTATCGACAAGTACCCAACTTTAAGTACTTGTACGGGGTCGGAAAAAAGTATCGGTGCATCCTCTGTCCTGTCTTTGCTCAAATACACTATGATGgccgtgttgttgttttttgtgatCTTTACTTTTTGGATGATGTAGCTGGTTTTGTTCTTTGTTTCTTTCCAATGTTATTTTTCTGTACACATTTATACCTTGAAATAATAGCTTATGTCAATGTCTTGTCTGGTAAATGGAAAAATCTTTATAAAGtataaaaaaacccccaaaaaacagaaATACATCTATAGACAACACAAGGCCAGGCTACTGAGTGACAAAGACACAAAGACGTGTGTTTTCATCAATGGCAGTTAGTAGAGGGCTTGTGGTCAGGTAAACATTTAAATTAAAGTTTCAAttctgggggcatccaggtagcgtagcggtctattccactgcctaccaacatggggatcgctggttcgaatccccgtgttaccgccggcttggttgggcgtccctacagacacaattggccgtgtctgcaggtgggaagcccaatgagggtatgtgtcctggttgctcagggtgcctgtttggggggggggggtagcgtgatcctcccaaatgctacatccccctggtgaaactcctcactgtcaggtgaaaagaagcggctggcgactccacatgtatcggaggaggcatgtggtaatctgcagccctccctggatcggcagagggggtggagcagtgaccgagacagctcggaagagtggggtaattagccggatacaatggggagacccccccccaaatttttttttaaaaaaaatgtcaattCTGTAGATTGTGGGTTTTGTTTTAGTGACACTTTGGATGATACCAGTAATAGGACTGGTGTATGGGCACTCCAAATCCCTGAGATCCATTCAAAATAATTACCAGTGCTCTTATGTAAGCACCAAGCGCCAAACAAAAAAtcatggttgaacctgagttttagctaTTGATACTGTAATATCTGTTGGTAATGGTTTCCTAGGAGGTCTGCCACATCTGTTTGAAGACACAACAATGTCAACAACAACAGCACACTCACTGGTACCTGCCTTATTCTTCCAACAATTGCCTACTACGGTAAAGACGTAATATGTGCTGTATCATCTTCCTAGGGTTAATCCTACCTGACAAACCATTACATTGAGCAACAAAAgggttcatgatttggatatttgtggattagttATTTTTTCCTAAAGTACACCAGCATTTGTATCAAAAAGGCCATCTgtatagtccgcggtggtgtagcggtctaagcatcggctttgtgtcgatgcagttgcccactggggactggggttcgtgccccggtctcgtcagatccgactatggccggactcaacgaagcagcgatattggcaacgctgtcttcgggaggggggcggagtcggcttgtgttcgtcacatgaatgcgtctctgggtgtgtcggaaaaaacagtggttcggcctggagtcgccttgtcacgaaagtggcgaggcgtctccttcgagactgccggccagggagatgcagttggcgaacccacgcagtacgagggtgggtgtttgaattaaaatagggatcgattggccactaaattgggagaaatcagaaataaataataaaaaaaaggccATCTGTTCAGGATTTTAGCTTTAAGATATGCCATGTCTCCACAGTGAGCATAACATGAACCCCATTGTGAGACATTCAGTACAAACTGACTGCTAAATCCTGTTCTGTACAGTACATGCTGGCCTGAATAGCCAGTCACATGTGTCAATTAACCCAGGTGAAACCAATTAATTCCCAAATTGTTTCAAACCCAATCCTAAATGAAGTCCATAATTTCATCAAGAACCACATTTTTCAATTTGTGCATTACTGTAACCAAGCAGAGACAGGGGTTAGCCTTGACCCAACCAAACTGTGTTTGTGGCGACACAGCCCAGCTCACCTGTACTCCTTCACCACCAGTTAGCGCTGTGATGTCACTGAAGTGTGTGATACCGCTCAGCTGTCCAAACATTCCCATTGCGCGTCTCTTCTTGCTGGCGCTCTTCTGACTCTTTGGCACATTCAGACGCACCATCATGGACTCCTCATAGTTTTTCCTGTGGAAAAGAGAGGAAAATTATTGCAGTCACTACTGCCAGAGGTATGGTAAAGAGGTAGAATACTGAGCACAGGACATTTATGACTTTGTTTAAGGCACATGTAACACTATAATTTTGCTTGTGGTTTACTAGCACATGTATGGAGAAATGCATGTAGACTTAACCATTCACTATCCCCAGGAGTTCATCATAGCCTCATGAGATACCTGTACAGTAGCAAAACCAACTCCCATCTGTGTCTTCCCTCACCTCCATCTCAGTCTTTCTCATCGCTCCAAGAGGAACAGTACTAAAATGATGTAGACTGCTTAATCTATGTAAAACCAAAGAGTCAAATGACTGAAAATAGAACCTGTGCAGCTCCTCTCggctctctcgttctgtctggAAGTCTCGCCGCTCCCTGATCTCATCGGGGGTGTCGCTGTACTGCTGTCGAAGCTCTTGGATCAGTGAGCTCCGCAGGGCGGCACGACGCTGCCGCTCCATcacctctttcttcctctccgcCTCCGTCATGTCACCATCTGGGAGCAAAGGCAGGATGATAATGAGATGACAATCAAGTGCTTTTCATGACAGCTACCACAGTGCTATTAAAGAAAGCGATCCTGTAATGTTtgttaagttaaaaaaaatgtcctCTTACACATAATTGTCACACGGTATCGTCAAAAACATGATACACAGGCGTGCAAACTGGTTAGGGGTGAAAAAAGTAAGAGGGATGTGTGAGCATAGAAGAACATGGAACTGCTAGGTGGGTCCGGAGTATGTTCCCCTGGGagaatttttttaaataaactacAAAATGCTCATTTCTAAGGATTATTATGGTGCTGGTTACAAGCTAACAGAAGCAAAATAAATTACAAAgtattcattaagtgttaatgTACCTTTGTATATGATATactcacatttacaaagaaaattAACAAAGGGCAGCCCCACCAGGTACATAACTAattacatccatctatccattcattatctgaactgcttatcctgctctcagggtcgcagggatgctggagcctatcccagcagtcactgggtggcaggcggggagacaccctggacaggctgccaggccatcacacagggctgatacacacacacacacacacacacacacacacacacacacacacacacacacacacacacacacacacacacacacacacacacaaacattcatacctagggacaatttagtatggccgattcacctgacctacatgtctttggactgtgggaggaaaccggagcaaccccacacagacagagagaacatgcaaactcccctcagaggacaacccaggatgacccccaaggttggactaccctggggctcgaacccagaaccttcctgctgtgaggcgaccgtgctaaccactgcgccactgtgccgctaaTTACAACTAATTACAATTATTTTCAAAATTATTACTCTCCATATCTGCTCTGTGCCATTAGGACTAATGGGGGGACAGGACTAGAGGGGTCTGTtccttatttcttcttctttgccTGGACCAGTGTCTCAAGGGCCCATTTTCGATGTTTTGTCATATGCCTCAGCCttgccctcttctcctcttcagcCATCTGCATTTTGCTGTCATGAGCACTGCCAGATGGTTGGCAGCCATACCTGCTCTGCTGCCATCACTTTCTAGCAGACTCTGCTGCCATTGGCGTTTGTCAGAGGTCAGCTTGCTAACAAGCTTACCTCCAATTTAATCTCTTACCTCAGATGTTCTGACTGGCAGGTATTTTTCAGTTTTCATTTGATGTCTTCTCTGTAGTTTTGTGGCTGGCATGTGCCACTGTGGCAACTTCGTTTAGTTTTTTTTCACATAGCAGGTCACAGACCGATGGTCTGGGCTCGTGCTGTATTGTGACTAGTAAATTGATTGGCTGCTGCCTTTTGTTGACAGTTGAGGCACGTGCATCCAAACACGCATCCACAGCATCAGATATTCATGCTCCATTGTTTTTTCAACTTAAACAAAAACAATAAGCTGAAGCAAAGAAAACAAGTCTACCCTATAAGTTCCTTTACTAAAAAGAGGAACAGCCAACCACTGGCTGTTCCTTGCTTCCTTGTAGAAAGACCACACAAAATAAATACAGTTTTTTTTAAGATAAGAAAAGATATTACCATAGTGCATTGGAGCGATCCGTGGAGGGACATATTTCCTATCACTAGAGGGAGCCATCTTCCTCTCAGAGGCTGCCTTGTGCCCATCTTCATCCTCAGACTCCTCAGATTCACTCAGCTGTTGAGTTGACAAACCAAAGCATGGCAATGAAATTGGAAACATGCTGTGCAATATTTCGATAGGAATTTAATGATGAAGTATCAACAAAAGAAAGATATAATACTGAAGGGCTGAGAAATTAAGTGGAAGCTGTGATGAGACATCTTGAATAAGCTTGCAAAAGCCAAACCAATATACATTCATTTTCATAATCCTGCTATCCTGGTaactcccccaacacacaccattTCTTGCACTTTTTCTGTTGCATTGCCTATCTAACCATATTCCTGAGAAATCACCTTTGCATCATCAGTAGATGATTTGTGttgatttataataataataataataataataacaataaatgttatttgtgggcgccttacagagcactcaaggacacctcacaGAACAGTTAAAAATAATGATGACATGGAGAGGATCTGCTGCATACACAAAAAGGTAGTGTTGCCCAAAACAATAGTGTCCTGATGAAGGTCCACTAAGACTGAAAGCTTGACCATTGTATGGAAGCCATTTTCTTTTTCCTCCGCAATTTCTAGTAGGTCCCAGTTTCTGAAAGTTTAGTGTAACCCAATGCTAATGAAACATCTCAAGACAGATAAGTATTAAGTCTTCTTGGCCAGAGGTGTCTCGAGAATTGATCATTCTTTCGCTGTGTTATTAATATGATCTGCTCTCAAAACCAGTCTGGCCCTTGTAACTATAGACAGAAACAGGAACAAAATACAAACTGGATATTTAGAGATAAGGTATGGTATAGAGATGGTCTCTTACTTTGCTGATGAAATTCTCAGGGTTAGGGCGCAGGTGCAGTGGGTCGTTTTCAgctaaaagattaaaaaaataaagaaaaaaatgggtTGAATGATGATGATGTAACTTAGGGAGGTGTTTGATGTAACTTAAGTTCAGATTTAAAATTTAGTATCACCTCACCTATACTGCCGGTAACAGCCGTACGCACCAGTTTATCAATCTGGTATTTCAGTTTGTGGTCTAGAGGTCGCATCTTCTCCAGGATCTTTAACAATAACCATGATATGTTAGTGATTTTCATTTATTGTGATCTCATATTCACAGCTGTAACAGTGCATAAAGTGGAGGGGCTACAGGTTAATTCTCAGCCTGGTGAGAAGTGGCTGTGTGTGGTGGGACGTACAAGATCAAATCTGATGTTTGCATGGATAA
Coding sequences within it:
- the ngdn gene encoding neuroguidin, translating into MRVIKMATCMDNDLIDRDLPKAVQLLNSLTEQVASVTSHVHELLKKVKDGVFQTSKGLSFLDLRYHLLLFYLQDLTHLISIKTEGGKIKDSKALTRVVTIRTILEKMRPLDHKLKYQIDKLVRTAVTGSIAENDPLHLRPNPENFISKLSESEESEDEDGHKAASERKMAPSSDRKYVPPRIAPMHYDGDMTEAERKKEVMERQRRAALRSSLIQELRQQYSDTPDEIRERRDFQTERESREELHRKNYEESMMVRLNVPKSQKSASKKRRAMGMFGQLSGITHFSDITALTGGEGVQDGENPRPKKKKNLMKKNTKKKAFKKHR